In the Halichoerus grypus chromosome 4, mHalGry1.hap1.1, whole genome shotgun sequence genome, one interval contains:
- the LOC118537899 gene encoding transcription initiation factor TFIID subunit 9, with protein sequence MESGKMASPKSMPKDAQMMAQILKDMGITEYEPRVINQMLEFAFRYVTTILDDAKIYSSHAKKAIGDADDVRLAIQCHADQSFTSPPPRDFLLDIARQRNQTPLPLIKPYSGPRLPPDRDCLTDPNYRLKSLQKKASTSAGRITVPRLSVGSVTSRPSTPTLGTPTPQTMSVSTKVGTPMSLTGQRFTVQMPTSQSPTVKASIPATSAVQNVLINPSLIGSKNILITTNMVSSQNTANESSNALKRK encoded by the coding sequence ATGGAGTCTGGCAAGATGGCTTCTCCCAAGAGCATGCCAAAAGATGCACAGATGATGGCACAAATCCTGAAGGATATGGGGATTACAGAATATGAGCCAAGAGTTATAAATCAGATGTTGGAGTTTGCCTTCCGATATGTGACCACAATTCTAGATGATGCAAAAATTTATTCAAGCCATGCTAAGAAAGCCATTGGTGATGCAGATGATGTGCGATTGGCCATCCAGTGTCATGCTGATCAGTCTTTTACCTCTCCTCCCCCAAGAGATTTTTTATTAGATATTGCAAGGCAAAGAAATCAAACTCCTTTGCCATTAATCAAGCCATATTCAGGCCCCAGGTTGCCACCTGATAGAGACTGCTTGACTGATCCAAACTATAGACTTAAGTCTTTACAAAAAAAGGCATCTACTTCTGCGGGAAGAATAACAGTCCCACGGTTAAGTGTTGGTTCAGTTACTAGCAGACCAAGTACTCCCACACTTGGCACACCAACCCCACAAACCATGTCTGTGTCAACTAAAGTAGGGACTCCAATGTCCCTCACAGGGCAAAGGTTTACAGTACAGATGCCCACTTCACAGTCCCCAACTGTAAAAGCATCAATTCCTGCAACATCCGCAGTTCAGAATGTTCTGATTAATCCATCATTAATTGGGTCTAAAAACATTCTTATTACCACTAACATGGTGTCGTCACAAAATACTGCCAATGAATCATCAAATgcattgaaaagaaaatga